A stretch of DNA from Micromonospora peucetia:
TGCTCGCCGACCTGTGCGGCGACGACGACGCCAGGTGGCAGGAGTGCGCGGACACCGTCAACACCGCGCTCGCCGCCCGCGCCCGGCTGTGGGACGACATCCTCGCCGCGATCAAGGAGGGGCACGACCGGTGACCGACGCCGACCCGGTCCGGCTCTACCGGACGGTACGGCTGATCCGCCGCTTCGAGGAGCGGGCGATCGAGCTGGTCCGCTCCGGGCACATCGTCGGCGGCATCCACCCGTACCTCGGACAGGAGGGGATCGCCGCCGGGGTATGTGCCGCCCTGCGCGCCGCCGACGTGATCGCCGGCACCCACCGGGGGCACGGGCACGTGCTCGCCAAGGGCGCCGACCCGGCCCGGATGCTCGCCGAGCTGTGCGGCCGGGTCACCGGCCTCAACGCCGGCCGGGGCGGCTCGATGCACGCCGCCGACTTCGGCGTCGGCGTGCTCGGCGCCAACGCCATCGTCGGCGCGTCCGGGGCGATCGTCACCGGCGCGGTGTGGGCACGCCGCCGCCGGGGCGAGGACACCGTCGGGGTGAGCTTCTTCGGCGACGGCGCGGTCAACGAGGGGATGCTGCTGGAGGCGTTCAACCTGGCCGCGCTGTGGCGGGTGCCGGTGCTGTTCGTCTGTGAGAACAACGGCTACGCCACCACCATGCCCGTCGCGGGCGCGGTCGCCGGCAGCATCCCCGGCCGGGCCGCCGCCTTCGGCATCCCGGCCGCCGTCTTGGACGGCCAGGACCCCGAGGCGGTACGCGACGCCACGGTGGCCGCCGTCGACCGGATGCGCGCCGGCGGTGGCCCCGAGCTGATCGAGGCCCGGACCTACCGGTTCGACGCCCACCACACCTTCGAACACGCGGTACGTCTCGACTACCGCCCGCCCGACGAGGTGGCCCGGGGCCGATCCCGCGACCCGGTGGACATCCAGGGCGGCCGGCTCTCCGCCGCCGTTCGGACCGAGGTGGACGCCGAGGTGGAGTCCACGCTGGCGGCGGCCGTCGAGTTCGCGCTCGCCGGCGCAGAACCGGACCCGGCCGACGCCCTGGCCCATTTGTACGCCAGTGGGCTGACCGCCCGTACCGGAGGTGGCTGAATGCCCAGGCTGTCCTACCGCAGGGCGCTCACCCGGGCGCTCGCCGACGAGTTGGCCCGCGACGAGTCGGTGTTCCTGCTCGGCGAGGACATCCGGGTGGCCGCCTCGAACGTCACCGCCGGGCTGTTCAGGCGGTTCGGCCCGGAACGGGTGCTCGACACCCCGCTGTCGGAGCAGGCGTTCACCAGCTTCGCCACCGGCGCGGCCCTGGCCGGGATGCGGCCGGTGGTCGAGTTCCAGATCCCGTCGCTGCTGTTCCTGGTCTTCGAGCAGATCGTCAACCACGCGCACAAGTTCCCGCTGATGACCGGCGGGCAGTGTTCGGCACCCGTCACGTACCTGGTGCCGGGCTCCGGTTCCCGGACGGGCTGGGCGGGGCAGCACTCCGACCACCCGTACAGCCTCTTCGCCCACGTCGGGGTGACCACGGTCGTGCCGGCCACCCCGGCCGACGCGTACGGGCTGCTGGTGTCGGCGGTGCGGTGCGACGACCCGGTGGTGGTCTTCGCCCCGGCCGGGGCGCTGGACGTCCGCGACGACGTGGACCTCGCCGTGCTGGCCCCGGTGCCGCTCGGCCGGGGCCGGGTGCACCGCTTCGGCGACGACGTGACCGTGGTCGCGGTCGGGCACCTGGTGCACGACGCCCTCGCGGTCGCCGAGGAGTTGGCCGACCAGGTGTCGGTGGAGGTGTTCGACCCGCGCACGCTCTACCCGTTCGACTGGGACGGCCTTGCCGAGTCGGTGGCGCGCACCGGGCGGCTGGTGGTGGTGGACGACTCCAACCGCTCCTGCGGCATCGCCGGGGAGATCATCGCGACCATGGTCGAGCGGGTGCGGCTGGTCGCGCCGCCCCGCCGGGTCACCCGCCCCGACGGCGCGGTGCTGCCGTTCGCCCCGGCGCTGGACCGGGCCGTGCAGCCGAGCCGCGATCAACTCCTGGCCGCCATCGGACACGTGATGAAGGACGGATGATGAACGACGCCGACTACCGCTGGCCCTCCGCCGCCAAGGCGTGGCTGGACCTGCCCGCGCCGATCCGCGCCGAGATGGTTGCCGCCGGGGCCGAGTCCTGGCGGGAGGTGTTCGACGGCCGGGCCACGTACAACAAGCAGTGGCGGCTGGCCCGGCCGCCGGTGATGGACGAGACCTCGCTCGGCGTGCTCAACGCCGTCTCCGACCGCCTCGCCCAGCTCATCTTCGAGGCGTGCCGGCGGCGGGCCGGCACGGCGGGGGAGCTGCGCCGGCTGCTGAACGTGCCCGACGGCGAGACCCGGCTGCTCGACGACGACGAGCCGCTGACCGAGGCGCTGCTGGACGCGTTCCGGCCGGACGTGCTGCTCTCCGACGGGGTGCCCCGCTTCGTGGAATACAACATCGACAGCAGCCTCGGCGGCGCGTTCGACGCGGACACCACCGTGCGCCGCTTCGTCGACGTCTACCGGCGGCGCGGCCTCACCGACCGGGCCCGGCTGGCGGCGGCCCCCTCGGCGGTGGACCGGCGGTTCGCCGCGATCCGCGCCGGCCTCGGCCTGCCCGACGGTGCCCGGGTCGCCATGCTGATCGACTTCGACGCCGAGTACCCGGGACTCGACGACCCACAGCGGTTCATCCGGCTGCTGTCGCCGGTGGTCGAGCGGGCCGCTGTGAGCGGCATGGATCTGGTCATCGCGCCCGTCTCCCAGGTCACCCTCGACGACCGCAGCCGGCTGGTCGCCGACGGTGCCCCGGTCGACGGGGTGTTCCGGCTCTTCGTGCCCAACCGGGTCACCCCGAGCGCCGGGGTGGACGCCCTGGCGGCGGGGCTGGCGGCAGGCACGGTGCCGATGTGGGTGTCGGTGGCGGCCTGGCTGGTCGCCAACAAGCGCGCCTTCGCCTGGCTGTGGGAGGACGCCGAGACGCTGCCGGCCGAGGACCGGGACCTGGTGCACCGGTACGTGCCGCGTACCTGGTCGCTGACGGCGGGACTGCTCGACCGGGCGGTACGCGACCGGGCCGCCCTGGTGGCGAAGCCGGCCGACGGTTCCGCCGGGGTGGACGTGCTGATCGGCCGGGAGACCGACGCCGACGCGTGGCGCGACGGGCTGACCCGCGCCGTCGGGCGGGGCGGCTTCATCCTCCAGGAGTACGTGAAGGCCGACG
This window harbors:
- a CDS encoding alpha-ketoacid dehydrogenase subunit beta, translating into MPRLSYRRALTRALADELARDESVFLLGEDIRVAASNVTAGLFRRFGPERVLDTPLSEQAFTSFATGAALAGMRPVVEFQIPSLLFLVFEQIVNHAHKFPLMTGGQCSAPVTYLVPGSGSRTGWAGQHSDHPYSLFAHVGVTTVVPATPADAYGLLVSAVRCDDPVVVFAPAGALDVRDDVDLAVLAPVPLGRGRVHRFGDDVTVVAVGHLVHDALAVAEELADQVSVEVFDPRTLYPFDWDGLAESVARTGRLVVVDDSNRSCGIAGEIIATMVERVRLVAPPRRVTRPDGAVLPFAPALDRAVQPSRDQLLAAIGHVMKDG
- a CDS encoding thiamine pyrophosphate-dependent dehydrogenase E1 component subunit alpha, which translates into the protein MTDADPVRLYRTVRLIRRFEERAIELVRSGHIVGGIHPYLGQEGIAAGVCAALRAADVIAGTHRGHGHVLAKGADPARMLAELCGRVTGLNAGRGGSMHAADFGVGVLGANAIVGASGAIVTGAVWARRRRGEDTVGVSFFGDGAVNEGMLLEAFNLAALWRVPVLFVCENNGYATTMPVAGAVAGSIPGRAAAFGIPAAVLDGQDPEAVRDATVAAVDRMRAGGGPELIEARTYRFDAHHTFEHAVRLDYRPPDEVARGRSRDPVDIQGGRLSAAVRTEVDAEVESTLAAAVEFALAGAEPDPADALAHLYASGLTARTGGG